Proteins found in one Leptotrichia sp. OH3620_COT-345 genomic segment:
- a CDS encoding filamentous hemagglutinin N-terminal domain-containing protein: VTGKNKSNINGIVEVAGQRADLVMANRNGIFVNGGGFLNTDRVTLTTGNLHMKDGDLVGIDVSQGHIGIGERG, translated from the coding sequence GTGACAGGAAAGAATAAGAGTAATATAAACGGAATAGTGGAAGTGGCAGGACAAAGAGCTGACCTTGTAATGGCAAACAGAAACGGAATATTTGTTAATGGCGGAGGCTTTTTAAATACTGACAGAGTAACGCTTACAACAGGAAATTTACATATGAAAGACGGGGACTTAGTAGGCATAGATGTATCACAGGGACATATAGGGATAGGAGAAAGAGG